The Macrobrachium nipponense isolate FS-2020 chromosome 19, ASM1510439v2, whole genome shotgun sequence genome contains a region encoding:
- the LOC135219242 gene encoding uncharacterized protein LOC135219242, with product MKGISPPPARPRERQPSPSRRPPFEPRIDLRTNRPPPPQALQPSPAEHPKPRHYIPNPSSFPSLQPPIPKPLPTPPTPKVTPPAFASPTTSTPARIEAGTQTEQPVEDMQVETITEAPTLYAEAGTQTEESQLSKT from the exons atgaagggcatttccccaccgccagcaagacctcgagaacgacAACCATCGCCCTCAAGACGACCACCATTTGAACCTCGTATTGATCTACGAACTAATCGACCACCTCCACCACAAGCTCTTCAACCTTCCCCTGCAGAACACCCCAAACCTCGTCACTATATCccaaacccctcatcctttccttccctacaacctccaattcccaaaccccttccaacccccccgacccctaag gttactcCCCCAGCCTTCGCATCACCGACGACGTCGACTCCTGCTCGTAttgaagcaggaactcagacagAACAACCAGTGGAAGATATGCAGGTCGAGACAATTACAGAAGCTCCCACTTTGTATGCCGAAGctggaacacaaacagaggagtccCAGTTAAGCAAGACATGA